In one window of Syngnathus scovelli strain Florida chromosome 22, RoL_Ssco_1.2, whole genome shotgun sequence DNA:
- the waslb gene encoding WASP like actin nucleation promoting factor b isoform X2 has product MSGLHPQRQSNVSSLLLTPQENDYVFSHLGRKCITLSTAVVQVFIAERNATWTKRCCGVACLVKDNPQRSYFIRVFDIKDGKVLFEQELYNNIAINPSRTYFITFAGDSSQVGLNFANEEEAKRFRGHLTELLGKRQRKSGPALPMATVDIKNPEISTGHRFHSNSQVNNIMHSTFAKREKKGKGKKKRLTKADIGTPSNFQHIGHVGWDPNTGFDLNNLDPDLKNLFDMCGISEAQLKDKETSKVIYDFIEKKGGVEAVKNELRRQAPPPPPSRGGPPPPPPHHGSAPPPPPPARGRGAPPPPPPSRAPVSAPPPPPPSRPGMNAPPPPPPNRGYLPPPPPPAHTLGGGPPPPPPPPTSSIPSFGGPPPPPPPPPPGPPQSCDANGIADGGMPLPGGKSALLSQIREGAQLKKVEQKERPASNTGRDALLDQIRQGIQLKPRDETNETNDSPPSSLCPSDGIVGALMDVIRKRGKAIHSSDEDDDDEDEEDFEDEDEWDD; this is encoded by the exons ACATTGTCCACGGCAGTGGTCCAGGTGTTCATCGCCGAGCGGAACGCCACCTGGACCAAAAGATGCTGCGGCGTGGCCTGTCTGGTCAAGGACAACCCGCAGCGCTCCTACTTCATCCGAGTCTTTGACATTAAG gacGGTAAGGTGCTCTTCGAGCAGGAGCTGTACAACAACATCGCCATCAACCCTTCCCGGACTTACTTCATTACATTTGCTGGGGAC TCGAGCCAAGTGGGCCTGAACTTTGCTAATGAGGAGGAGGCCAAACGGTTCAGAGGTCACCTGACAGAGCTCTTGGGCAAAAGGCAAAGGAAATCTG GTCCGGCACTCCCCATGGCCACCGTGGACATCAAAAACCCCGAAATCAGTACGGGGCACCGTTTCCATAGCAACTCTCaggtgaacaacatcatgcactCCACCTTCGCCAAGAGGGAGAAGAAGGGCAAAGGCAAGAAGAAGAGGCTGACAAAGGCTGACATCGGCACGCCGAGCAACTTCCA GCACATCGGGCACGTTGGATGGGATCCAAACACAGGCTTTGAC TTAAATAACTTGGACCCTGACTTGAAGAACCTCTTCGACATGTGCGGCATCTCCGAGGCGCAGCTCAAAGACAAAGAAACCTCCAAGGTCATCTACGACTTCATCGAGAAGAAGGGAGGCGTGGAAGCCGTCAAAAACGAGCTGCGGCGACAAG CTCCCCCGCCGCCTCCATCCAGAGGTGGCccacctccccctcccccccaccatgGTTCAGCCCCACCGCCGCCACCTCCCGCCCGTGGGCGTGGCGCCCCACCGCCCCCTCCGCCCTCCCGAGCCCCCGTCTCGGCACCTCCGCCCCCACCACCATCCCGGCCGGGCATGAACGCCCCCCCGCCGCCCCCTCCCAACCGAGGCTACCTGCCCCCGCCACCACCGCCAGCCCACACCTTGGGAGGCGGGCCGCCACCACCTCCGCCGCCCCCCACATCCTCCATCCCTTCATTCGGGGGACcgccacccccacctccaccgcCGCCTCCCGGACccccgcagtcatgtgacgccaaCGGCATTGCGGACGGCGGCATGCCTCTCCCCGGAGGCAAGTCGGCCTTGCTGAGTCAGATCCGCGAAGGCGCCCAACTGAAGAAAGTGGAACAGAAGGAGCGCCCCGCCTCCAACACCGGGCGAGACGCACTTCTGGACCAAATCCGACAAGGAATCCAACTCAAACCT AGGGACGAAACAAATGAAACAAATGACTCGCCTCCTTCCTCCCTGTGCCCGTCGGACGGCATCGTGGGGGCGCTAATGGATGTCATTCGGAAAAGGGGCAAAGCCATTCATTCTTCAG ATGAGGACGATGACGACGAAGATGAGGAAGACTTTGAAGATGAGGATGAATGGGATGACTAG
- the waslb gene encoding WASP like actin nucleation promoting factor b isoform X1, with the protein MSGLHPQRQSNVSSLLLTPQENDYVFSHLGRKCITLSTAVVQVFIAERNATWTKRCCGVACLVKDNPQRSYFIRVFDIKDGKVLFEQELYNNIAINPSRTYFITFAGDSSQVGLNFANEEEAKRFRGHLTELLGKRQRKSEKRRDPLNGPALPMATVDIKNPEISTGHRFHSNSQVNNIMHSTFAKREKKGKGKKKRLTKADIGTPSNFQHIGHVGWDPNTGFDLNNLDPDLKNLFDMCGISEAQLKDKETSKVIYDFIEKKGGVEAVKNELRRQAPPPPPSRGGPPPPPPHHGSAPPPPPPARGRGAPPPPPPSRAPVSAPPPPPPSRPGMNAPPPPPPNRGYLPPPPPPAHTLGGGPPPPPPPPTSSIPSFGGPPPPPPPPPPGPPQSCDANGIADGGMPLPGGKSALLSQIREGAQLKKVEQKERPASNTGRDALLDQIRQGIQLKPRDETNETNDSPPSSLCPSDGIVGALMDVIRKRGKAIHSSDEDDDDEDEEDFEDEDEWDD; encoded by the exons ACATTGTCCACGGCAGTGGTCCAGGTGTTCATCGCCGAGCGGAACGCCACCTGGACCAAAAGATGCTGCGGCGTGGCCTGTCTGGTCAAGGACAACCCGCAGCGCTCCTACTTCATCCGAGTCTTTGACATTAAG gacGGTAAGGTGCTCTTCGAGCAGGAGCTGTACAACAACATCGCCATCAACCCTTCCCGGACTTACTTCATTACATTTGCTGGGGAC TCGAGCCAAGTGGGCCTGAACTTTGCTAATGAGGAGGAGGCCAAACGGTTCAGAGGTCACCTGACAGAGCTCTTGGGCAAAAGGCAAAGGAAATCTG AGAAGAGACGCGATCCTCTAAACG GTCCGGCACTCCCCATGGCCACCGTGGACATCAAAAACCCCGAAATCAGTACGGGGCACCGTTTCCATAGCAACTCTCaggtgaacaacatcatgcactCCACCTTCGCCAAGAGGGAGAAGAAGGGCAAAGGCAAGAAGAAGAGGCTGACAAAGGCTGACATCGGCACGCCGAGCAACTTCCA GCACATCGGGCACGTTGGATGGGATCCAAACACAGGCTTTGAC TTAAATAACTTGGACCCTGACTTGAAGAACCTCTTCGACATGTGCGGCATCTCCGAGGCGCAGCTCAAAGACAAAGAAACCTCCAAGGTCATCTACGACTTCATCGAGAAGAAGGGAGGCGTGGAAGCCGTCAAAAACGAGCTGCGGCGACAAG CTCCCCCGCCGCCTCCATCCAGAGGTGGCccacctccccctcccccccaccatgGTTCAGCCCCACCGCCGCCACCTCCCGCCCGTGGGCGTGGCGCCCCACCGCCCCCTCCGCCCTCCCGAGCCCCCGTCTCGGCACCTCCGCCCCCACCACCATCCCGGCCGGGCATGAACGCCCCCCCGCCGCCCCCTCCCAACCGAGGCTACCTGCCCCCGCCACCACCGCCAGCCCACACCTTGGGAGGCGGGCCGCCACCACCTCCGCCGCCCCCCACATCCTCCATCCCTTCATTCGGGGGACcgccacccccacctccaccgcCGCCTCCCGGACccccgcagtcatgtgacgccaaCGGCATTGCGGACGGCGGCATGCCTCTCCCCGGAGGCAAGTCGGCCTTGCTGAGTCAGATCCGCGAAGGCGCCCAACTGAAGAAAGTGGAACAGAAGGAGCGCCCCGCCTCCAACACCGGGCGAGACGCACTTCTGGACCAAATCCGACAAGGAATCCAACTCAAACCT AGGGACGAAACAAATGAAACAAATGACTCGCCTCCTTCCTCCCTGTGCCCGTCGGACGGCATCGTGGGGGCGCTAATGGATGTCATTCGGAAAAGGGGCAAAGCCATTCATTCTTCAG ATGAGGACGATGACGACGAAGATGAGGAAGACTTTGAAGATGAGGATGAATGGGATGACTAG
- the lmod2b gene encoding leiomodin-2, whose product MSCFGYRRELSKYEDVDEDELLASLSPEELAELEKELVDIDPDANVPIGLRQRDQTDKTPTGTFSREALMKYWEAETQKILENEIAGASAKTDDEDERVTDGNSESEDEKDDESEKEQKKEIEEEDEEDEEEEEEESEEESEEEVETEEDDEDANFKPVTPPPPPLVVPQLLKPQRAEPIRLTPPPPPVDPNASGNPTVVDEALEQALRDDPELTEVNLNNIDDISQETLIRFAEALRSNTHVRVFSLANTHADDPVAIAVAKMLRENSSIVSLNIESNYVSGKGVMALVQALPGNNTLTELRFHNQRHICGGQVEMEMVKILRENHTLIKLGYQFNLPGPRMSMTGILTRNQDRQRQKRLQEQRQLQQQGAPEGAANPRTTALRGTPCSSPRSSPWSSPKVQRINLAKKQTPPAPPPPPPPPPPPPPPPPPALLLPSRQEKKKPTRTIAEVIKSHEASSKKTKTKGKKGKKGKVKDETTCILKELKNALRPVAVERRGDDSSRPSTPMRSAHDQLMDSIRNSSIRSLKKVELPLHLR is encoded by the exons ATGAGTTGTTTCGGATACCGCCGGGAGTTGAGTAAGTACGAAGATGTGGACGAGGATGAGCTCCTGGCATCGCTCAGCCCAGAAGAGCTGGCCGAGTTGGAGAAGGAACTGGTGGACATCGACCCCGACGCCAACGTGCCCATCGGGCTACGACAGAGGGACCAGACCGACAAGACCCCGACTGGGACTTTCAGTAGAGAGGCGCTTATGAAATATTGGGAAGCTGAGACAcagaaaatcctggaaaatgaAATTGCCGGAGCAAGCGCTAAAACG GATGATGAAGACGAGCGCGTGACAGACGGAAACAGCGAATCCGAAGATGAAAAGGACGACGAAAGTGAGAAAGAGCAGAAAAAGGAAatagaggaggaagatgaggaagacgaagaggaggaagaagaggaaagtgaggaggaaagtgaGGAGGAGGTCGAAACAGAAGAGGACGATGAAGACGCTAACTTTAAGCCCGtaacgccgccgccaccgccgctcgTCGTCCCGCAGCTGCTGAAGCCACAGAGGGCGGAGCCAATTAGACTGACTCCTCCCCCTCCACCCGTGGACCCCAACGCCAGCGGGAACCCCACCGTCGTGGACGAGGCCCTGGAGCAAGCGCTTCGTGACGACCCCGAGCTCACAGAAGTCAACTTGAATAACATCGACGACATCTCGCAG GAGACCCTAATCCGATTCGCCGAAGCTCTGAGGTCCAACACACACGTGCGCGTCTTCAGCCTCGCCAACACCCACGCAGACGACCCGGTAGCTATCGCCGTCGCTAAAATGCTACGGGAGAACTCGTCCATCGTGAGCCTCAACATCGAGTCCAACTACGTGAGCGGGAAGGGCGTCATGGCTTTGGTTCAAGCCCTCCCCGGGAACAACACCCTGACCGAACTTCGATTCCACAACCAGAGACACATCTGTGGAGGACAG GTAGAGATGGAGATGGTGAAGATACTAAGGGAAAACCATACCTTGATCAAGCTGGGCTACCAGTTTAACCTACCTGGTCCCAGGATGAGCATGACGGGCATCCTCACCAGGAACCAAGACCGTCAGAGGCAGAAACGACTGCAGGAGCAGAGGCAACTGCAGCAGCAGGGGGCGCCAGAAGGAGCTGCTAATCCACGAACCACAGCGCTG AGAGGAACACCCTGCAGCTCACCTCGATCCTCTCCTTGGTCCTCCCCCAAAGTCCAGCGGATCAACCTGGCTAAAAAGCAAACACCTcctgcaccaccaccacctcctccaccacctccccctccaccaccccctccccctcctgcaCTCCTACTGCCCTCTCGGCAAGAGAAGAAGAAACCCACCCGGACCATCGCTGAGGTGATCAAATCCCACGAGGCCAGCAGCAAGAAGACCAAGACCAAAGGGAAGAAGGGCAAGAAGGGCAAGGTCAAGGACGAGACCACCTGCATCCTCAAGGAGCTGAAGAACGCGCTGAGACCTGTAGCGGTGGAGAGGCGGGGGGACGACAGCAGCAGGCCGTCCACGCCGATGAGGTCGGCCCACGACCAGCTGATGGACTCCATCCGGAACAGCAGCATCCGGAGCCTGAAAAAG gtTGAACTCCCATTACACCTAAGATAA
- the LOC125992345 gene encoding uncharacterized protein gives MQRPRSGDDLIDPWEKSQTWSACDTVTQPVGGLSSLSKSLRQSVWRQADGCWPILKFQCLDLAHTHTHTRAHSYLQLWILKTHFHAADQGSLAFVLHMREKIFKAPCVLLSLFTSLNLCCGKFGTPITDDVSKLSLLKQNIPSDYEIPLHYIPREVAGACWVVLNVYPLEQSLRNLANMFGAVSSNKENILVFIAMLKSLRFTFDHQELETAMQVFQCHYQEGRFKNELYFDYIEELLHVAGHEASSFSCKPPPCRNSANAPGGQKEGRDYRWWKRTPLLLVFIPVTACVILIIWRIASTRHLPARPAEEIEMAPRGIVPSVSVVSIPLQKLAHDTADALPEEDVVAGHEMR, from the exons ATGCAGCGCCCACGCTCTGGTGACGACTTGATTGATCCGTGGGAGAAGTCTCAGACGTGGTCAGCGTGTGACACGGTGACTCAGCCTGTAGGcggcctctccagcctttcaaaAAGCCTTCGCCAGTCTGTGTGGAGGCAGGCAGACGGCTGCTGGCCCATCCTCAAGTTTCAATGCTTGgacctcgcacacacacacacacacacacgagctcaCAGTTATCTCCAGCTTTGGATTCTAAAGACGCACTTCCATGCAGCGGATCAGGGCAGCCTTGCATTTGTGCTCCATATGAGGGAGAAa ATCTTCAAGGCACCTTGCGTCCTCCTGAGTCTGTTTACAAGTTTGAATCTATGCTGTGGAAAATTTGGAACCCCGATAACTGATGATGTGAGCAAGCTGTCGCTACTG AAACAAAACATCCCTTCCGATTATGAGATTCCTCTTCATTACATTCCCAGAGAAGTG gcTGGTGCGTGTTGGGTGGTATTAAACGTTTACCCATTGGAGCAAAGTCTTCGCAATTTGGCCAACATGTTTGGCGCCGTCTCTTCCAACAAGGAAAATATCCTGGTCTTCATCGCCATGCTGAAAAGTTTGCGTTTCACGTTTGACCATCAGGAACTG GAAACAGCGATGCAAGTCTTCCAGTGTCACTACCAGGAAGGAAGATTTAAGAATGAGCTTTATTTCGACTACATCGAGGAGCTCCTCCACGTTGCGGGTCATGAAGCATCCAGCTTCTCCTGCAAGCCGCCGCCTTGTCGCAATTCCGCAAATGCACCAG GGGGTCAAAAGGAAGGTCGGGATTACAGATGGTGGAAAAGAACGCCGTTGCTTCTGGTTTTTATTCCTGTAACGGCTTGCGTCATTCTCATCATATGGCGG ATCGCATCTACGAGACATTTACCGGCACGCCCAGCTGAGGAGATCGAAATGGCACCTCGTGGCATCGTTCCAAGCGTGTCCGTCGTCTCCATCCCGCTTCAAAAGCTCGCCCACGACACCGCTGATGCTCTCCCGGAGGAGGACGTGGTCGCCGGGCATGAAATGAgatga
- the si:dkey-14d8.1 gene encoding zinc finger protein 629: MERRSEGAGGALPLASLRLMVSPLQLAYSFMWQVIRQRNVTQYKKVEEFVTMVTQTVPELMSFKQTAQLVLGLRARIILDLLQGEGQPDSRAIQTLINKLKIPASTRDSEVENCQTNFMVLVQNLLKSPTERKIFFKEVFPVQYGTKFDTALQTLLAGLVCKLEQLLPVPNLSQLSSMISQPTMLEACGGVIPEGGDLKSLLLYQQSKGLLSGKATISSSVGDCVLSSLAFRPKPVQAPPPQPPPPPPPPPPPQPVLSPPVTSPLPLGDMSEDSDDAEVLVTASHVAMAASSEAVPKTPVSEAGQSKETEQAAPADKSEAPPAPLKSIPFKVVPLKTASPSPTVTKDGQKLQTQRVTLHQWVSQIATNTISLPALPPLPLDRFGEEDYSQPSIRRKKQIRPPADRFNCSMCDKSFPYQSKLMDHERIHTGEKPFACTSCSKSFRTQAFLNNHLKTHSAARPYACGQCGKCFAKLQSLTKHMLAHSGQKPFYCDICNKGFTQSTYFKRHMECHTSQMTFPCKHCNKSFPTAFKLANHERWHTRDRPHMCERCGKRFLVPSLLKRHMGYHIGDRQYLCSQCGKTFVYLSDLKRHQQDHIPKAKIPCPVCQKKFSSKYCLRVHLRIHTRERPYRCSLCEKSFTQVGNLKVHIRLHTNERPFSCDVCGKTYKLASHLNVHKRTHSCKKPWTCDTCGKGFTVPGLLKNHELVHLREADPDFAAKRKNRGKQKKNTLKRKFDEEEEEGIDEF; this comes from the exons ATGGAGAGGCGGTCCGAAG GTGCCGGAGGGGCTCTCCCACTGGCCTCCCTTCGACTGATGGTGTCCCCGTTGCAGTTGGCGTATTCGTTCATGTGGCAAGTGATCCGCCAGAGAAACGTCACGCAGTACAAGAAGGTGGAGGAGTTTGTCACCATGGTGACGCAGACGGTTCCGGAGCTCATGAGTTTCAAGCAGACGGCTCAGCTCGTCTTGGGCTTGCGGGCGAGG ATCATTTTGGATTTGCTCCAGGGAGAAGGCCAACCAGACTCCCGTGCTATTCAAACACTAATAAATAAACTGAAGATCCCTGCATCTACACGG GATTCGGAAGTGGAGAACTGTCAAACCAACTTCATGGTGCTGGTCCAGAATCTGCTCAAAAGCCCCACAGAGAGGAAGATCTTCTTTAAG GAGGTGTTCCCGGTTCAGTATGGCACAAAGTTTGACACGGCGCTGCAGACTCTGCTCGCCGGCCTGGTGTGCAAGTTGGAGCAGCTACTTCCTGTTCCCAATCTCTCCCAG CTCAGTTCCATGATTTCACAACCCACCATGCTGGAGGCATGTGGGGGCGTCATTCCCGAGGGGGGCGACCTCAAGTCTCTCCTGCTGTACCAGCAATCCAAAGGACTGCTGTCTGGTAAAG CAACCATCTCGTCTTCAGTGGGCGACTGCGTGCTCTCGTCCCTCGCCTTCCGACCCAAACCCGTCCAAGCTCCTCCTCCGCAGCCGCCAccgcctccccctcctcctcccccgccgCAGCCCGTGCTAAGCCCTCCGGTGACGAGCCCGCTCCCACTCGGCGACATGTCAGAAGACTCGGACGACGCTGAGGTCCTCGTCACCGCCTCGCATGTTGCCATGGCAGCCAGCAGCGAAGCCGTTCCAAAAACGCCAGTTTCCGAGGCGGGGCAAAGTAAAGAAACTGAGCAGGCAGCGCCGGCAGACAAGTCGGAAGCGCCGCCGGCGCCCTTGAAATCTATCCCCTTCAAAGTGGTGCCCTTGAAAACGGCGTCGCCAAGTCCCACCGTGACAAAGGACGGCCAAAAGCTCCAGACGCAACGCGTCACCCTGCACCAGTGGGTGTCGCAGATCGCCACCAACACCATCTCCCTCCCGGCCTTGCCGCCGTTGCCCCTCGATAGATTCGGCGAGGAAGACTACTCTCAGCCGAGCATCCGCCGGAAGAAGCAAATCCGCCCGCCGGCCGACCGTTTCAACTGCAGCATGTGCGACAAGAGCTTCCCTTACCAGTCCAAGCTGATGGACCACGAGCGCATCCACACGGGCGAGAAACCCTTCGCGTGCACCTCGTGCAGCAAAAGCTTCCGCACTCAGGCTTTCCTCAACAACCACTTAAAGACCCACAGCGCGGCACGACCCTACGCCTGCGGCCAGTGCGGCAAGTGCTTCGCCAAGCTGCAGAGCTTGACCAAGCACATGCTGGCCCACAGCGGCCAGAAGCCCTTCTACTGCGATATCTGCAACAAGGGCTTCACCCAGTCCACCTATTTCAAGAGGCACATGGAGTGCCACACTAGTCAGATGACCTTCCCGTGCAAGCACTGCAACAAAAGCTTCCCCACCGCCTTCAAGCTTGCCAACCACGAGCGCTGGCATACCCGGGACCGCCCGCACATGTGCGAGCGCTGCGGCAAACGCTTCCTGGTGCCCAGCCTGCTGAAACGGCACATGGGGTACCACATCGGCGACCGCCAGTACCTCTGCTCCCAGTGCGGCAAGACTTTCGTCTATTTGTCGGACCTGAAGCGACACCAGCAGGACCACATCCCCAAAGCTAAGATCCCTTGCCCCGTGTGCCAGAAGAAGTTCTCCAGCAAGTACTGCCTGAGGGTCCACCTGAGGATCCACACCCGGGAGCGCCCCTACCGCTGCTCCCTCTGCGAGAAGAGCTTCACCCAAGTGGGCAACCTCAAGGTGCATATCCGGCTGCACACCAACGAACGGCCATTCAGCTGCGACGTGTGCGGGAAGACGTACAAGCTGGCGTCGCACCTCAACGTCCACAAGCGGACTCACTCCTGCAAGAAGCCGTGGACGTGCGACACCTGCGGCAAAGGCTTCACCGTGCCGGGCCTGCTCAAGAACCACGAGCTGGTGCACCTGCGTGAGGCCGATCCGGACTTCGCCGCCAAGCGGAAGAACAGGGGCaagcagaagaaaaacacaCTCAAGAGGAAGtttgacgaggaggaggaggaaggcatCGACGAGTTTTAA
- the ints13 gene encoding integrator complex subunit 13 yields the protein MKMFSVSHKTVFVVDHCPYMAESSRQQVECDVLTKSRGQGVIPLAPVSKSLWTCAVECSMEYCRILYDIYPLDKLINYIVSDSEFHLLNSWKRDCQSTHELMSSLAAVGPPNPREDPECCSILHGLVAAVESLCKITELQHEKRIALMDVAERVANRGRIICLTNAKSDTHVRMLEDCIQETIMEQNKLAAGSDRLMGIQQCELVLIHIYPQGDDTLVSDRPKKEVSPLLTSEVHSVRAGRHLASKLNILVQQHFDLASTTITNIPMKEEQHANTSANYDVELLHHKDAHMEFFKSGDLHMAGTSTRENGLKETVTLKWCTPRTISVELHYCTGAYRISPTDVNSRPSSCLTNFLLNGRSVLLEQPRKSGSKIISHMLSSHGGEIFLHVLNSNRSTLEDPPSISEGCGGRVTDYRITDFGEFMKENRLTPVCEASHHPAAKLPADRAKAQLERHTRYWPMIISQTTIFNMQAVVPLANLIVKETLTDEDVLTCQKTVYNLVDMERKNDPLPISTVGSRGKGPKRDEQYRIMWNELETLVKTHAGATDRHQRVLDCIVACRSKPPEEEERKKRGRKREDREDRADKNGGKDVEDKSWKDSERAKNAPDKDNQELEVIKDSPDSPEPLVKKPRLATDEVESPEGAKGPVSLLSLWTNRITAKSRKRREFMGRARSVNSKFELYQHLKDENGMDVHENGKASR from the exons ATGAAGATGTTCTCAGTGTCCCACAAGACTGTCTTTGTGGTGGATCACTGTCCCTACATGGCCGAGTCCAGTCGTCAGCAGGTGGAATGTGATGTCCTGACCAAGAGCCGAGGCCAGGGAGTCATCCCTTTGGCCCCCGTGTCCAAATCCCTGTGGACATGTGCTGTGGAGTGCTCGATGGAATACTGCCGCATCCTTTATGACATTTACCCGCTGGACAAATTG ATTAACTACATTGTGAGTGACTCGGAGTTCCACCTCTTAAATAGCTGGAAACGTGATTGCCAGAGCACTCATGAG CTCATGTCGTCTCTGGCTGCGGTGGGGCCCCCTAACCCCCGCGAGGACCCCGAGTGCTGCAGCATCTTGCACGGGCTGGTGGCGGCGGTGGAGTCGCTGTGCAAGATCACCGAGCTGCAGCACGAGAAGCGTATCGCTCTGATGGACGTGGCTGAGCGGGTCGCCAACCGGGGTCGtattatctgtctgacgaaTGCTAAAAG tgacaCTCATGTGCGCATGTTGGAAGACTGCATTCAGGAAACCATCATGGAGCAAAACAAGTTGGCAGCAGGGTCAGACAG GTTGATGGGCATCCAACAGTGTGAGCTGGTCCTTATTCACATTTACCCCCAGGGCGACGACACGCTCGTGTCGGACCGGCCCAAAAAAGAG GTGTCGCCTCTGCTGACAAGTGAGGTGCACAGTGTGCGTGCAGGGAGGCACTTGGCCAGCAAGCTGAACATTCTGGTGCAGCAGCACTTTGACTTGGcctccaccaccatcaccaacaTTCCCATGAAG GAAGAGCAACACGCCAACACGTCGGCCAATTACGACGTGGAGCTGCTGCATCACAAGGACGCCCACATGGAGTTCTTTAAAAGTG GAGACTTGCACATGGCCGGCACCAGCACGCGGGAGAACGGACTCAAAGAAACGGTCACTTTGAAATGGTGCACGCCGCGAACCATCTCCGTAG AGCTGCATTACTGCACAGGAGCTTATCGCATCTCCCCCACTGACGTCAACAGTCGTCCTTCGTCGTGCTTGACCAACTTTCTCCTCAACG GTCGATCGGTGCTACTGGAGCAGCCCAGAAAATCCGGATCCAAGATTATCAGCCACATGCTGAGCAGCCACGGCGGCGAGATCTTCCTGCACGTGCTCAACAGCAATCGCTCCACGCTGGAGGACCCGCCTTCCATCAGCGAAGGCTGCGGCGGGCGTGTGACCGACTATCGTATCACC GATTTCGGCGAGTTCATGAAGGAGAACCGCCTTACACCCGTCTGCGAGGCCTCTCATCATCCGGCGGCGAAGCTTCCGGCAGACCGCGCCAAAGCTCAGCTTGAACGCCACACACGTTACTGGCCCATGATCATTTCGCAGACCACCATTTTCAACATGCAGGCA GTGGTTCCTCTGGCTAATTTGATCGTGAAAGAGACTCTGACCGACGAGGACGTTTTAACCTGCCAAAAGACCGTCTACAACTTGGTGGACATGGAGAGGAAGAACGACCCGCTTCCCATCTCCACTGTGGGTTCCAGAGGCAAAGGCCCCAAGAG AGACGAGCAATACCGTATAATGTGGAACGAGCTGGAGACTTTGGTGAAAACCCACGCCGGGGCCACCGACAGGCACCAGAGGGTCCTGGACTGCATCGTCGCCTGCCGCAGCAAACCTCCCGAAGAAGAAGAGAGGAAGAAGCGGGGTAGGAAGAGGGAAGACAGGGAAGACCGGGCAGACAAAAACGGAGGCAAGGATGTGGAGGACAAAAGCTGGAAGGACTCGGAAAG AGCAAAAAATGCGCCGGATAAGGACAATCAAGAGTTGGAAGTTATCAAGGATTCACCGGACTCCCCAGAGCCCTTGGTCAAGAAACCCCGTCTGGCCACTGACGAGGTTGAGTCACCAGAGGGCGCCAAAG GACCTGTCTCGTTACTCTCTCTGTGGACCAATCGGATCACAGCCAAGTCCAGAAAGCGCCGGGAGTTTATGGGCAGAGCGCgctcagtcaacagcaagtttGAGCTGTACCAGCACCTCAAAGATGAAAACGG GATGGATGTTCATGAAAATGGCAAGGCTTCTAGATGA